A single Saccharomyces paradoxus chromosome II, complete sequence DNA region contains:
- the UBP14 gene encoding ubiquitin-specific protease UBP14 (Ubiquitin-specific protease~similar to YBR058C), translating into MAEEILENITIPAVVSKDECIYCFESPYNEPLALNASPKHSLNICLNCFQATCNRHLPLHTRVTEYVCDSLHSNYLTIAKVEKPKQETADENNNNKKIKLQVIERSEDETHNTIWSLQRFNNENIPRTVLLKSTDSDISSMSLEKVEKILRAKSQDFEDKKNSWELEISTCPHTENFQIPTKPENAINLNQCSSCDLTQNLWLCLHCGNIGCGREQIGIDGHSHALDHYRSNNNHPLAIKLGSLSSSTCDLYCYACDDETRFPDNVNLGSALQIYGINIQEKIADEKTLIQLQVEQNENWQFRMVDSSGKEFEKLFPSKDYGCGLINLGNSCYLNSVIQSLLNGGVPNWSLDFLGSKFPLDVVYPGNNLKCQLIKLLNAMKCEPELYPNGIKPTTFKKCIGQNHEEFSSNRQQDAMEFLTFLLDLLDRKFFSSNSSGSPNPNDLVRFMMEDRLQCNSCGKVKYSYEPAEAIQIPLEENDEPQDLLERIKAYFEGQTIEFKCANCKEKVTANKRPGFKSLPQTLVLNPIRIRLQNWIPVKTSNELSLPGLMDRDDVLDVSSYLSQGFNPQSEDLLPDEDENQTSFTPNQCSVSQLIEMGFTQNASVRALFNTGNQDAESAMNWLFQHMDDPDLNDTFVPPPTGPKKGKGEVDEVSLTSMLSMGLNPNLCRKALVLNNGDVNRSVEWVFNNLDDDGTLSEPEVPTEQQQQQQRDLGYSTAKPYVLTAVVCHKGNSVHSGHYVVFIRKLVANKWKWVLYNDEKMVAAESIEDMKKNGYIYFYTRC; encoded by the coding sequence ATGGCAGAAGAAATACTAGAAAACATTACCATTCCCGCCGttgtttcaaaagatgAATGCATTTATTGCTTTGAGTCCCCTTATAATGAACCATTAGCTCTCAACGCATCGCCTAAACATTCATTGAATATATGTTTGAACTGTTTCCAAGCTACGTGCAACAGACACCTCCCGCTACATACCCGAGTTACAGAATATGTTTGCGATTCTCTCCACTCCAATTATTTAACTATTGCCAAAGTGGAAAAACCTAAGCAAGAAACTGCAGacgaaaacaataacaacaaaaaaataaaactacAAGTAATTGAGAGGTCAGAAGACGAGACTCACAATACTATTTGGAGTTTGCAAAGATTCAATAATGAGAATATTCCTAGAACCGTACTTTTGAAATCTACAGACTCTGACATCTCTTCTATGTCCTTGGAGAAGGTTGAGAAAATATTAAGGGCGAAGTCACAAGATTTCGAAGATAAGAAGAATTCCTGGGAGCTAGAAATCAGCACCTGTCCGCATACagaaaatttccaaattccCACTAAGCCTGAGAATGCTATAAATCTAAACCAATGCTCATCATGTGACCTTACCCAGAATCTTTGGTTATGCCTACATTGTGGCAACATCGGGTGTGGCAGAGAACAAATCGGAATTGATGGTCACTCACATGCTTTGGATCACTATAGGAGTAATAACAATCATCCTTTAGCTATCAAACTAGGTTCATTAAGCTCTTCAACCTGTGATTTGTATTGCTACGCCTGTGATGATGAGACAAGATTTCCAGATAACGTTAATTTAGGGAGCGCACTACAAATATACGGAATTAatatacaagaaaagattgcGGATGAAAAGACTCTTATTCAGTTACAAGTGGAACAGAACGAAAATTGGCAATTTAGAATGGTCGATTCTAGTGgtaaagaatttgaaaaattattccCTAGTAAGGATTATGGTTGTGGTCTGATCAATTTGGGTAATTCATGTTACTTAAATTCAGTTATACAAAGCCTGTTGAATGGTGGCGTCCCAAATTGGTCGTTAGATTTCCTAGGAAGTAAATTTCCTCTGGATGTTGTATATCCTGGAAATAATTTAAAGTGTCAATTGATTAAGTTGCTCAATGCCATGAAATGTGAACCAGAACTATATCCTAATGGTATCAAACCTActactttcaaaaaatgcattGGGCAAAATCATGAGGAATTTAGTTCCAACAGACAACAGGATGCAATGGAATTTTTGACTTTCCTTTTAGATTTGTTAGAtaggaaatttttttcgaGTAATTCGTCAGGTTCTCCAAATCCCAACGACTTGGTTAGGTTTATGATGGAGGATAGATTACAATGCAATAGCTGTGGGAAGGTTAAGTATTCTTATGAACCTGCAGAGGCTATACAAATTCCCCTAGAAGAGAATGACGAACCTCAGGATTTGTTGGAGAGAATCAAAGCGTATTTTGAAGGCCAGACGATTGAATTCAAATGTGCCAATTGTAAGGAAAAAGTTACAGCGAATAAGAGGCCTGGTTTCAAATCTCTTCCTCAAACGCTTGTTTTGAACCCGATAAGGATTAGGTTACAGAACTGGATCCCTGTCAAAACAAGTAATGAGCTTTCGTTACCAGGATTAATGGACAGGGATGATGTGCTTGATGTCTCATCTTATTTATCACAGGGATTTAACCCACAATCTGAGGACCTATTACCAGATGAGGATGAAAACCAGACCAGTTTTACACCAAACCAGTGTAGTGTCTCTCAATTAATTGAAATGGGGTTTACCCAAAATGCTAGTGTGCGCGCTTTATTCAACACAGGAAACCAAGACGCTGAGAGCGCTATGAATTGGTTATTTCAGCATATGGATGACCCTGATTTAAATGATACATTCGTCCCGCCCCCTACTGGCCCTAAGAAAGGGAAGGGAGAAGTTGATGAAGTTTCATTAACTTCAATGCTATCCATGGGACTGAATCCCAACTTATGTCGTAAAGCTTTGGTACTCAACAACGGCGATGTTAATCGCAGTGTTGAATGGGTCTTTAACAATTTGGATGATGACGGAACATTGTCCGAACCTGAAGTGCCAACTgaacaacagcagcaacaacaaaggGATCTTGGATATTCGACTGCTAAGCCGTATGTTTTAACTGCAGTTGTTTGTCATAAGGGAAATTCCGTCCATTCTGGTCATTATGTTGTCTTTATCCGTAAGTTAGTAGCAAATAAATGGAAGTGGGTTCTTTATAACGATGAGAAAATGGTCGCTGCCGAAAGCATTGaagatatgaaaaaaaatggttatatttatttctaTACTAGATGCTAA
- the MUM2 gene encoding Mum2p (Protein essential for meiotic DNA replication and sporulation~similar to YBR057C), whose protein sequence is MNYMAYDYDPQHSLETSFNNLAFHPHQQPQQQALYESGERNDARPGLMNTLGQTNKMNNSMLPQGSSASPLTGQHSLNGTANFNMPASMNTYNYQNVPQAPMRNTINHNNIMNGATANDYWLDPMNNMTNNKDTNGNPNDSMSSMSNMTAKTSINSTAFKNSFVPFNHVTALSMNDINSNEINSNKDDRMETLSVELQIKESQIESLENEIQRLKKIFNEGLNYKQNEYKYEKENCHIPQTFELPASLEVIFRKLSSSLRAKEKELAETKENLESILTALALNPTNSVTKYGRYDAESIAHKMVVRLENLTNENKEMAKMLAYGRSKETQIELQLAKKENLELREKIASLEAHLASEESSKENVAN, encoded by the coding sequence ATGAATTATATGGCTTATGATTATGATCCCCAACATTCGTTGGAAACGTCCTTTAACAATTTGGCGTTTCATCCGCACCAACAGCCACAGCAACAGGCCTTATACGAATCTGGTGAAAGGAACGATGCCAGGCCGGGATTAATGAACACCTTAGGACAGACGAATAAAATGAATAATTCCATGCTTCCTCAGGGTTCATCGGCTAGTCCCTTAACGGGTCAACATAGCTTGAACGGTACAGCAAACTTCAATATGCCCGCGTCAATGAATACCTATAATTATCAGAATGTACCACAAGCACCTATGAGAAATACTATTaatcataataatattatgaATGGGGCAACTGCTAATGATTATTGGCTGGATCCAATGAATAATATGACAAACAACAAAGATACTAATGGGAATCCTAATGACTCAATGTCGTCAATGTCTAATATGACTGCTAAGACCTCAATCAATAGTACGGCATTCAAGAATTCATTTGTTCCTTTTAATCATGTGACAGCACTCTCAATGAATGATATTAATAGCAATGAgataaattcaaataaagatGACAGAATGGAAACTTTGAGTGTAGAACTGCAAATAAAGGAAAGTCAAATTGAATCACTCGagaatgaaattcaaaggctgaagaaaattttcaatgaGGGGCTAAACTATAAGCAGAATGAATATAAGTATGAGAAAGAGAACTGCCATATACCTCAAACTTTTGAACTTCCAGCTTCATTGGAAGTGATATTTAGAAAACTATCATCTTCACTGCGTGCAAAGGAGAAAGAGTTGGCAGAGacgaaagaaaatttggaaagtaTATTAACTGCACTAGCACTAAATCCAACAAACTCAGTGACTAAGTATGGCAGGTATGATGCAGAGTCGATTGCTCATAAAATGGTGGTAAGATTAGAGAATTTAACGaacgaaaacaaagaaatgGCCAAGATGTTGGCATATGGCAGATCAAAAGAGACTCAAATTGAACTGCAGTTGGCCAAAAAAGAGAATCTAGAATTAAGAGAGAAGATCGCATCTTTAGAAGCCCATTTGGCTTCAGAAGaatcttcaaaagaaaacgtTGCTAATTGA
- the AKL1 gene encoding serine/threonine protein kinase AKL1 (Ser-Thr protein kinase~similar to YBR059C): MSITNGTSRSVSAMGHPAVERYTPGHIVCVGTHKVEVVNYLAEGGFAQIYVVKFLEYLNEFDNTASVPLKIGDVACLKRVLVQDENGLNEMRNEVEVMKKLKGAPNVVQYFDSNASRRRDGVQGFEVLLLMELCPNKSLLDYMNQRLSTKLTESEIVKIMYDVALSISQMHYLPIPLIHRDIKIENVLVDAKNNFKLADFGSTSTCFPIVTTHQDIALLTQNIYVHTTPQYRSPEMIDLYRCLPINEKSDIWALGIFLYKLLFFTTPFEMTGQFAILHSKYEFPVNKYSSKLINLIIIMLAENPNLRPNIYQVLYHLCEILNVEVPIEDKYTEGAYNFSKYTQFQNKLQNVQLQMYQLQQKKIMQNNKLSDSEENLLNDMFLSSFEISSKLPMNVSDGPAAVSRISSQKVGKEVEEEKESHSDQRKSTLPEDKSSRLTSNVNSSGTPNNPQEINTIQSPGIEDKSIFENKTPGELYYPSVSELDTYLDKELVKQSSDPTVSEQSPRLNTQSLPQRQKSTSSYSSGGRSMKSTSYGAATIGSDEALTNEKTPGINKMKQHKSNNPFPKMNVAYHSTNELSNDASNFFLEEQQQGQRYQQAQNQTGTQGNTYPDESQYQSRVEQHQQQQDQPKAPANYNQRNFYTGRDRTNKPMQLGGTVAADSGNRRVNFQNISQNYATNSQSGYLSGQNNSPAIPMVRPVIPMNPQQAQQIQAQQLQAQQMQAKQQMQAKQQMQAQQQLQAQQQMQIPNANNNGTYVSDRTNQATEDVRNAQVGEPPILAGNSANEPMHLSSKNEGLLIELSPLKEDAGKQSFQDENGPQAGTMEDGGASGTKGLNNHRNGILNLSLNEMDLSRDDTGAAVSSFSSSSSSTSIQQAKLSGRKGSSKRNNYSTDELEDSMVSSESIDIDLDDARRGKTSERRPLHNERGHKDQSRSSDGNKSNQFKNKDFSSVTTRQPRQSLDLNFQEVNLSSPTLTQEHRNKNDSSAPQPHHSYRVPPHASTAISENKRHSTGHELSTRSSGKHETHRTGSKQRHDLERYRQSKDKDSNSSITISTSTPSEMRKSFARARQSLDLERVRREAMASNGSNSGGSNGKRRSFFSVFRSEK, translated from the coding sequence ATGTCGATCACGAATGGTACTTCTAGAAGCGTTTCGGCAATGGGCCATCCGGCAGTAGAGAGGTATACACCAGGCCATATTGTCTGCGTAGGCACACATAAAGTCGAGGTGGTAAATTATTTAGCGGAAGGTGGCTTTGCTCAAATTTACGTGGTGAAGTTCTTAGAGTATCTTAATGAGTTTGATAATACGGCGAGTGTTCCCTTAAAAATTGGTGATGTTGCATGTCTGAAAAGAGTATTAGTTCAAGATGAGAATGGATTGAACGAGATGAGAAACGAAGTAGAGGTAATGAAGAAGTTAAAAGGCGCCCCAAATGTGGTACAGTACTTTGATTCCAATGCCTCTCGCCGTCGTGATGGCGTTCAAGGGTTCGAGGTCCTTTTGCTAATGGAATTGTGTCCAAACAAATCTTTGCTAGATTATATGAACCAACGATTGTCAACCAAATTGACAGAATCTGAAATTGTTAAAATTATGTATGACGTTGCTCTTTCTATCTCTCAAATGCATTATCTTCCTATACCGTTGATCCATCGTGATATCAAGATTGAAAATGTCCTGGTAGATGCTAAAAACAATTTTAAACTAGCTGATTTTGGGTCTACGTCAACATGTTTCCCAATTGTTACCACTCATCAAGATATTGCTCTTTTGACTCAAAACATTTATGTCCATACAACTCCCCAGTATAGATCTCCTGAAATGATTGACCTCTACAGATGTTTGCCCATAAACGAAAAATCAGACATATGGGCCTTGGGAATTTTCCTTTacaaattattattttttaccaCTCCTTTTGAGATGACAGGTCAATTTGCTATACTACATTCCAAATATGAATTTCCTGTCAACAAATATTCATCAAAACTAATCAACTTAATCATTATAATGTTGGCGGAAAATCCAAATTTGAGACCGAATATTTATCAAGTATTGTACCATTTAtgtgaaattttaaatgtGGAAGTGCCAATCGAGGATAAATATACAGAAGGCGCCTACAATTTTTCCAAGTATACGCAGTTTCAGAATAAACTACAAAATGTTCAATTGCAAATGTATCAGCtacaacaaaagaaaatcatgCAGAACAATAAATTGAGTGACTCAGAAGAGAACTTACTGAATGACatgtttctttcttcttttgaaatctCATCTAAACTTCCCATGAATGTAAGTGATGGCCCTGCCGCAGTTTCTAGAATATCATCTCAAAAAGTCGGcaaagaagttgaagaagagaaagaaagtCATTCTGATCAGAGAAAGTCTACCTTGCCTGAAGATAAATCGTCAAGGTTAACTTCTAACGTTAACAGTTCCGGTACACCCAATAATCCTCAGGAAATTAATACGATCCAGTCTCCAGGTATAGAAGATAAGTCAATTTTTGAGAATAAAACTCCTGGAGAGTTATATTATCCAAGCGTAAGCGAATTAGATACTTATTTGGACAAAGAATTGGTCAAACAATCAAGTGATCCGACCGTCTCTGAACAAAGTCCTCGTTTGAACACCCAATCTCTACCCCAGAGGCAAAAAAGCACAAGCTCTTATTCTTCAGGTGGGAGATCAATGAAGAGCACATCGTATGGTGCCGCAACGATCGGGTCAGACGAAGCCTTGACGAACGAGAAAACTCCAGGTATCAATAAGATGAAACAACATAAATCAAATAATCCCTTTCCAAAAATGAATGTTGCATATCATTCTACGAATGAGTTGAGCAATGACGCAAGTAACTTCTTCCTTGAGGAACAACAACAGGGCCAGAGATATCAGCAGGCCCAAAATCAAACAGGGACGCAAGGAAATACCTATCCCGATGAATCTCAATATCAATCTAGAGTTGAACAACATCAGCAACAACAGGATCAGCCCAAAGCACCTGCCAATTATAACCAGAGAAATTTTTACACTGGCAGGGATCGGACCAATAAGCCTATGCAGTTAGGTGGAACTGTTGCTGCGGATAGTGGTAATAGAAGGGTCAACTTTCAGaatatttctcaaaattaCGCTACCAACTCTCAATCAGGATATCTTTCAGGTCAAAATAATTCCCCAGCAATTCCAATGGTAAGACCTGTTATTCCCATGAATCCGCAGCAAGCCCAGCAGATACAAGCTCAGCAATTACAAGCTCAACAGATGCAGGCCAAACAACAAATGCAAGCCAAGCAGCAAATGCAAGCCCAGCAACAATTGCAAGCGCAACAGCAAATGCAGATCCCAAATGCAAATAATAATGGTACTTACGTCTCCGATAGAACAAACCAGGCCACAGAAGATGTTAGAAATGCCCAGGTGGGTGAACCTCCTATCTTAGCAGGCAATTCTGCAAATGAGCCAATGCATTTATCTTCTAAAAATGAAGGTCTTTTAATTGAACTGTCGCCGTTAAAGGAAGATGCAGGAAAGCAATCTTTccaagatgaaaatgggCCTCAAGCCGGGACTATGGAAGATGGGGGGGCTTCAGGAACTAAAGGTTTGAACAATCATCGAAATGGTATTTTGAATCTAAGTTTGAATGAAATGGACTTATCAAGAGACGATACTGGCGCTGCAGTCTCCTCTTTttcatcgtcttcatcatccaCATCAATTCAACAAGCTAAGCTTTCCGGACGCAAAGGCTCGAGTAAGAGAAATAACTACTCAACAGATGAATTAGAAGATAGTATGGTTTCCAGTGAAAGCATTGATATTGATTTGGATGATGCAAGGAGAGGGAAAACCTCCGAAAGAAGGCCGCTCCACAATGAAAGAGGTCATAAGGATCAGTCAAGATCAAGTGATGGAAATAAGTCTAAtcaattcaaaaacaaggACTTTAGCAGCGTGACTACAAGGCAACCGCGACAGTCGTTGGACCTGAATTTTCAGGAGGTAAATTTGTCTTCTCCAACATTAACGCAAGAGCatagaaataaaaacgACTCGTCAGCACCGCAACCACATCACTCGTATAGAGTTCCACCTCATGCTTCCACTGCAATAAGTGAGAATAAGCGCCATAGTACTGGTCACGAACTATCAACCCGGTCAAGTGGCAAGCATGAGACACATAGGACTGGTTCCAAGCAAAGACACGATTTGGAAAGGTACAGGCAATCTAAGGATAAGGATAGCAATAGCAGCATTACTATTAGCACCTCAACTCCATCAGAGATGAGAAAGTCCTTCGCTAGGGCCCGTCAATCACTCGATTTGGAAAGGGTCCGTCGTGAAGCGATGGCAAGTAATGGATCCAATAGTGGTGGCAGTAATGggaaaagaagatcttTTTTCTCAGTTTTCAGAAGCGAGAAATga
- the TSC3 gene encoding Tsc3p (Ubiquitin-specific protease~similar to YBR058C) has translation MTQHKSSMVYIPTTKEAKRRNGKSEGILNTIEELVEKLYWTYYIHLPFYLMASFDSFFLHVFFLTIFSLSFFGILKYCFL, from the coding sequence ATGACACAACATAAAAGTTCAATGGTGTACATACCCACCACAAAGGAAGCTAAAAGACGTAACGGGAAATCTGAAGGCATACTAAATACCATCGAAGAGTTGGTCGAAAAACTTTATTGGACTTACTACATTCATTTACCCTTTTATTTGATGGCCTCTTTTGACTCATTTTTCCTCCacgttttttttctcacaATTTTCAGTTTGAGTTTCTTCGGGATACTAAAATATTGCTTCCTTTAA
- the MRX18 gene encoding 17-beta-hydroxysteroid dehydrogenase-like protein (glycoside hydrolase of the mitochondrial intermembrane space~similar to YBR056W) produces the protein MIGSLRNKFEHFKVSEKGGRQLSATLPKLLPAKDLDRSTIYKYRYNYGVNLGALFVLEPWIFSKETVCTVGGKEYDSEFDAISQQLKKHSSEEVAKMLSDHYTKYINRIDWEWLSKDAHITALRIPIGYWHVEDGKHLDSLPFAPLRKVYELAKPWEKLAELINTAKKMSIGVLIDLHGLPGGANCDSHSGSKSGEAKFFHKEKYMTKVYKDILPAIIKTMTLENENVIGIQVVNEACFDNNPKGQKFYYSEAINTIEELQPGLPVVISDGWWPQQWADWVKEKDFGEIVVIDSHVYRCFSDSDKSKDANTIIKDLVNTVNFPREDADYTVGEFSGVLDGQTWDKTSSDRDATVQKYVQAQADVFSHVASWGWFFWTLQFEYGDGGEWGLAPMMQKGNLPKRPQGNDLRIDKKKIDSIIQEHETYWNGKGKNFEHWRFEDGIKTAVDDMIAFRKFDNSLIGRWHSWKSQRRAEYISAKKDSEFMWEWDQGYQRGLDEFNKY, from the coding sequence ATGATTGGCTCACTTAGAAACAAATTTGAACATTTCAAGGTTTCTGAAAAGGGAGGCCGACAATTATCTGCAACATTACCGAAACTACTACCTGCAAAGGACCTCGATAGGTCAACTATCTACAAATACCGTTACAATTATGGTGTGAACTTGGGAGCATTGTTTGTTCTTGAACCATGGATTTTTTCTAAAGAAACAGTATGCACGGTAGGTGGAAAAGAATATGATAGTGAATTTGATGCTATTTCTcaacaattgaaaaagcatTCTTCTGAAGAGGTTGCAAAAATGTTGAGCGATCATTATACGAAATATATTAATCGAATTGACTGGGAATGGCTATCTAAAGATGCCCATATTACAGCGTTACGTATTCCAATTGGATATTGGCATGTGGAAGATGGGAAACATTTAGATTCGCTACCCTTTGCCCCATTAAGAAAGGTTTATGAGTTAGCCAAACCCTGGGAAAAACTTGCCGAATTAATCAATACGGCCAAGAAAATGAGCATTGGTGTATTGATAGATTTGCATGGCCTACCAGGAGGCGCCAATTGTGACTCGCACAGTGGCTCAAAGAGTGGTGAAGCTAAGTTTTTCCACAAGGAAAAGTATATGACTAAAGTCTACAAAGATATTTTGCCAGCGATTATTAAGACGATGACTCTGGAGAACGAAAATGTCATTGGCATTCAAGTGGTTAATGAGGCATGTTTTGATAATAACCCCAAGGGCCAGAAATTCTACTATTCGGAGGCCATTAATACGATTGAAGAGCTCCAACCAGGTTTACCTGTTGTAATATCCGATGGCTGGTGGCCTCAACAATGGGCAGACTGggttaaagaaaaggattttgGTGAAATAGTGGTCATTGATTCTCATGTATACCGCTGTTTTTCTGATTCTGATAAGTCGAAAGATGCCAATACTATTATTAAAGATTTAGTGAATACTGTGAATTTTCCTCGTGAAGATGCTGATTATACTGTTGGCGAATTTTCTGGTGTTCTTGATGGACAGACTTGGGATAAAACCTCTAGCGATAGGGACGCTACTGTTCAAAAATACGTACAAGCTCAGGCAGATGTATTTTCTCATGTTGCTAGTTGGGGTTGGTTTTTTTGGACTTTACAGTTTGAGTACGGTGATGGAGGCGAATGGGGTTTAGCTCCCATGATGCAGAAAGGAAATTTACCAAAACGTCCTCAAGGCAATGATTTGCGAATcgacaagaagaaaatagatTCGATAATACAAGAGCACGAGACTTATTGGAACGGTAAAggtaaaaattttgaacaTTGGAGATTTGAGGATGGTATAAAGACAGCTGTTGATGATATGATTGCCTTTAGAAAATTTGACAATTCGTTGATTGGTAGATGGCATTCTTGGAAATCGCAAAGAAGAGCTGAATACATTTCTGCCAAAAAAGACAGTGAATTTATGTGGGAATGGGACCAAGGGTACCAGCGTGGGTTAGACGAGtttaataaatattaa
- the ORC2 gene encoding origin recognition complex subunit 2 (Subunit of the origin recognition complex (ORC)~similar to YBR060C), giving the protein MLNGEDFVEHNDILSSPTKSRNATPKRVDTHGERQLRRIHSSKKNLLERISLADNESRNTSPDPAFKSNTPSKAPRKRGRPRKIQEESTDRIEGSEEETSSSKKKRKLREDRSDNVNEESQTPNSRQAMEETKREGKKQSEKIQVVTTTYENNATSPTDNNFASNSPEPPEPATPSKKSLTTNHDFTSPLKQIIMNNLKEYKDTTSPGKLTLSRNFAPTPVPKNKKLYQTSETKSASSFLDTFEGYFDQRKIVRTNAKSRHTMSMAPDVTREEFSLVSNFFNENFQIRPRQKLFEIQKKMFPQYWFELTQGFSLLFYGVGSKRNFLEEFAIDYLSPKITYSQLAYNNVSQQRESVNAIPCLILNGYNPSCNYRDVFKEISDLLVPAELTRSETKYWGNHVILQIQKMIDFYKNQPLDIRLILVVHNLDGPSIRKNTFQTMLSFLSVIRQIAIVASTDHIYAPLLWDNMKAQNYNFVFHDISNFEPSTVESTFQDVMKMGKSDTSSGAEGAKYVLQSLTVNSKKMYKLLIETQMQNMGNLSASTGPKRGTQRTGVELKLFNHLCAADFIASNEIALRSMLREFIEHKMANITKNNSGMEIIWVPYTYTELEKLLKTVLNTL; this is encoded by the coding sequence ATGCTTAATGGAGAAGACTTTGTAGAGCATAATGATATCTTATCATCACCAACAAAAAGCAGGAACGCGACTCCAAAAAGAGTCGATACCCATGGGGAAAGACAGCTGAGAAGGATTCattcttcaaagaagaatttattGGAAAGAATCTCGCTTGCAGACAACGAAAGTAGAAATACATCTCCGGATCCGGCATTCAAATCCAATACACCAAGTAAAGCTCCTCGTAAACGTGGAAGACCAAGAAAGATACAGGAGGAATCAACTGATAGGATTGAGGGAAGTGAAGAGGAGACCAGTTCCtccaagaagaaaaggaaattgcGCGAGGATAGGTCAGATAatgttaatgaagaaagtCAAACTCCTAACAGCAGGCAGGCGATGGAAGAAACGAAGAGAGAAGGCAAAAAACAAAGCGAAAAAATTCAGGTAGTTACCACGACATATGAAAATAATGCAACTTCACCAACTGATAATAATTTTGCATCAAATTCGCCCGAGCCACCAGAGCCAGCAACACCATCAAAGAAGTCTCTCACCACTAATCATGATTTTACCTCACCTCTAAAGCAAATCATAATGAATAActtgaaagaatataaagaTACAACATCTCCAGGTAAATTGACGTTGAGCAGAAATTTTGCTCCAACTCCTGTAccgaaaaataaaaagctTTACCAAACTTCGGAAACCAAATCAGCAAGCTCATTTTTGGATACCTTTGAAGGTTACTttgatcaaagaaaaattgtcaGAACTAATGCAAAGTCAAGGCACACTATGTCAATGGCACCTGACGTCACTAGGGAAGAGTTTTCCCTGGTAtcaaactttttcaatgaaaattttcaaatacGTCCAAGACAAAAGTTATTTgaaattcagaaaaaaatgtttccCCAGTATTGGTTTGAATTGACTCAAGGAttctctttattattttatggTGTAGGTTCTAAACGCAATTTCTTGGAAGAGTTTGCCATTGACTATTTGTCTCCGAAAATTACGTACTCACAACTGGCTTACAACAATGTATCACAACAAAGGGAGTCTGTAAATGCCATTCCATGCCTTATATTAAATGGCTACAACCCTAGCTGTAACTACCGTGACgtcttcaaagaaatttccGATCTTCTAGTCCCAGCTGAACTGACAAGAAGCGAAACCAAATATTGGGGCAATCATGTGATTCTACAGATCCAAAAAATGATTGATTTCTACAAGAATCAACCTTTAGATATCAGATTGATACTTGTAGTACATAATCTGGACGGTCCTAGCATAAGAAAGAACACTTTTCAGACGATGCTAAGCTTCCTCTCCGTCATCAGACAGATTGCAATAGTCGCGTCTACAGACCATATATACGCTCCACTACTCTGGGATAACATGAAGGCCCAAAACTACAACTTTGTCTTCCATGATATTTCGAATTTTGAACCATCAACTGTCGAGTCAACGTTCCAAGATGTAATGAAGATGGGTAAGAGCGATACCAGCAGCGGCGCTGAAGGTGCCAAGTATGTCTTACAGTCACTTACCGTCaattccaagaaaatgTATAAGTTGCTTATCGAGACACAGATGCAAAATATGGGGAATCTATCCGCCAGTACGGGTCCAAAACGTGGTACTCAAAGGACTGGAGTGGAGCTCAAACTTTTCAATCATCTCTGCGCTGCTGATTTTATAGCTTCCAATGAAATAGCCCTAAGGTCAATGCTTAGAGAATTCATCGAACATAAAATGGCCAACATAACCAAGAACAATTCGGGAATGGAGATTATTTGGGTACCATACACTTATACAGAACTAGAAAAACTGCTGAAAACCGTCTTAAATACTCTATAA